The following are encoded together in the Juglans microcarpa x Juglans regia isolate MS1-56 chromosome 2D, Jm3101_v1.0, whole genome shotgun sequence genome:
- the LOC121250631 gene encoding 50S ribosomal protein L16, chloroplastic-like, giving the protein MDRSSKMALGWLKQRKGRIHGVSCRGNRISFGKFALQALEPGLISSRQIEAGRRAITRNLQRSGKIWTRVFADKPVTARPAETRMGRGKGATKYWAAVVKPGRILYEIGGAVENIARKAISVAASKMPIRTKFITGSSTRSKGEN; this is encoded by the exons ATGGATAGATCTTCCAAAATGGCTCTTGGGTGGCTGAAACAGCGTAAAGGAAGAATTCACGGAGTATCTTGTAGAGGCAATCGAATCAGCTTCGGCAAATTTGCTCTTCAGGCACTTGAACCAGGGCTGATCTCATCCAGACAAATAGAAGCAGGGCGGCGAGCAATTACCCGAAATTTGCAGCGGAGCGGAAAAATATGGACTCGAGTGTTTGCAGACAAGCCGGTAACAGCAAGACCTGCAGAAACACGCATGGGTAGAGGGAAAGGAGCCACCAAATATTGGGCAGCCGTGGTCAAACCGGGGAGAATACTTTATGAAATTGGCGGAGCTGTAGAAAATATAGCCAGAAAGGCAATTTCAGTGGCCGCATCGAAAATGCCCATACGAACAAAATTCATCACTGGCTCTA GTACACGGTCGAAGGGGGAAAATTAA